DNA sequence from the Fimbriimonadaceae bacterium genome:
GCATACTCTTCCGGTTGTTCATCGACTGCAACTGAATCCGACGATAGGCCTCGGCCTCGTCGATGCTATGTTGCTTCATCATGATGCCCTTGGCCCGATCAAGGAGCTTTCTCGCTTCAAGCCGTTCCTGCACTCCCGAAAGTTCCTTGTTAAGCTGAAGATGCTGTTCATAGCGCGACCGTGCAACCTCAATGGCAGGCGGTAGATCACTGGGCTTGAACGGCTTCACCAGATAGGCAAACACTCCAGCGTCCTTGGCGCGGTCAATCAACTCTTTATCGCTATATGCGGTCAAAAGGATCGTGGGAGCGAGAGATTCGCTGGCGATTTCGGAAGCCGCGTCGATCCCATCCATAACCGGCATCTTCACATCAAGGATGCAGACGTCAGGTCGAAACTCCCGTGCGCTGCTCAGGGCTTGTAGGCCGTCGCCTGCCTCGGCAACAACCTCATAGTTCATGTTCTCAAGCATCTGCTTGAGGTCAAGCCGAATAATCGGATCGTCGTCAGCTATAAGAACTCGCATCATAGACATTGGCATCACCTTTCTGGGGCACGCCTTTGTGAAGCCCAGTCTTGTCCCTTATTGTACAGTAGCCCGGCAGGAAGTCACGGGACACCAAGAGGCATACTTGGCAACCGAAAGCATGGACGTCTGCCATACTAAATTCATGACCGAAGCCTTGCGGCGGCTTATGAGCGGCGTCATCGATTATGCGGGTCTTTTTCCGCCCGCGAAGCTGGATATGGCCTCTGCTGTAGAGGAGTACTTAAAGGTCATGAATGGGCCGCATCGATGGATGGTGAGCCGGTTCATCTGCCCCGCATCGCGCTTGGACGAACTGGGTGAGATCCTTGTCGAGAAGCCTCAGACAGGCGTTTTTAAGCTTACGCTCACGGGCTCCGGCGGGACCGATCTCGATGCGTTCGAGACCGGTCTGGAATCAGACGCAAAGGCGATGACTGCTTTTGAATCTCAGTTTGGAGAACAAGCCCCCATCGAAGCCCTGGAAATTAGGCTTCCATCCTACAAAGACACCGCTCGCGTGTTCCGAGATCTGCAGTCGTTTGACTCAATCGAGGTCTTCCTAGAGCTTCCTTGGCACGAGCGACAGGTCGACACGATGGTCGAAGTCGCCGAAGAGGAGTGGATTGGGGTTAAGGCACGAACCGGTGGGCTGGATGCATCGGCGTTTCCCACAACTCGGCAGTTGGCTGCATTCCTTCAGCAAACTGTCGATCTTGACCTTACGTTCAAGCTGACTGCTGGCTTGCATCACCCAATACGGCACGACAATGCGTCGGTCAAAACGAAGATGCACGGATTCCTGAATGCGCTCTTCGCGACGGCTTTGCACGATCAGCATGGGCTAGGTATTGAAGAGATTGACGAAATCCTTGCGGACGAGAAGCCCGATTCGTTCGTCTTGAGTAACGACGGCATTCGATGGCGAGACCTCGAAGCCGATATCGACCTGATCAGAGAAACCCGGCAACTCTTCGTTGGCTATGGCTCATGTTCAGTCGATGAGCCTGTCGAAGACCTTGTGTCTTTAGGCTTGCTGAACGGAGAAGACCGATGAGATTTTTTGTGCCTCCCGATGCTCGAAGCTGGATTGCTTATCCCGACGACACCGATTTCCCCATTCAAAACCTTCCGTTTGGTGCGTTCTTGCTCCCCGACGCCGACGACGACATGCAATATGTCGGCGTGGCGATCGGCGACTATGTCGTCAATCTCGCCCCGCTCGAAGCTGAAGGGGTCATCGACCCATGTGGCGCCACCGAGGGTGTCGGCCTTTGGGTGCTCCTATCGGAGGGCCGCGACGCGATGGCGGCGATCCGTGAGCAGGTCTTCGATCTTTTGCGTGAGAAGAACTCGGCGTTGAGGGACAACCAAGCTCTGCGAGCCGCAGCGATCTTACGACGGGACGACGTCTACATGACGCTTCCAGCACCCGTGGGCAACTTCGTCGATTTCTATTCCGGCATTCACCATGCGAGCAACGTGGGCAAAATGTTCCGCCCCGACCAGCCGCCCCTCCTCCCGAACTACCGCCACGTCCCCGTCGCCTACAACGGGCGCGCCTCAAGCGTGATCGTGTCGGAAGAGCCGATCCGGCGTCCGAACGGGCAAACAAAGGGTCCGAACGACGAGATGCCGAGCTTTGGTCCAACGCGAGAGCTTGATTTTGAGTTGGAGATGGGTTTCTTTGTTGCCGAAGGCAATGAACTGGGTGATCCCGTCCGGGTAGACGATGCGGAGGAGATGCTTGCTGGAGTTGTTCTCGTCAACGACTGGTCGGCTCGTGACGTTCAGAGATGGGAGTATCAGCCACTCGGCCCCTTTCTCGCTAAGAGTTTCGGCACCAGCGTGAGCCCGTGGCTCGTTTCGCTGGATGCACTGGAGCCCTTCCGCATCCAAGGCCAACCCCAAGATCCCGAAGTGTTGCCGTACCTTCAGCCAAGCGGACCCTGCCATTTCGACATCCAGCTTGAGGTCTTGCTGCAAACCGAAAAAATGACCAAGCCCCAAGTGATCTGCAGGAGCAACTCGAAAAACCTTTACTGGAGCTTTGCTCAGCAGCTTGCACACATGACATCGAACGGCGCAAACCTCCTCCCCGGAGACTTAGCGGCGACGGGAACGATCAGCGGCACCTCCGAAGATTCCTACGGATCACTTTTGGAGTTGACTTGGAGAGGGCAAAACCCGATCACTCTTTCCGAGACGGGCGAGACGCGGACCTTCCTTGCCGATGGTGATGTGGTCATCATGCGCGCATTCGCCACCGACGGAAAACTGCGAATCGGCTTCGGCGAGGTTCGATCTCAGGTTTTGCCAGCCCTCAACTATCCATAAAGATTCGTGCAGGAACGGGCTCATTTCGGGTACACCTAGCGGACTCGGCACAGTCTGTGTTTGGAGCATTCATGGCAGCGGTTGCATCTACCGATACAGTAACGATTCTTGTCAACGACGTCGAACTCCAGGTCCCCAAAGGCGAGATCATTGTGGAGTCCGTAAAACGGCTCGGGCTAGAGATTCCGATCTTTTGCTACCACTCGCGTATGAAGCCTGTCGGCATGTGTCGAATGTGCTTGGTCGAAGTCGGCTTTAAGCAGCCCGACGGCTCCGTTCGCAAAATGCCCAAGCCCCAAGCCGCTTGTACGCTCCCAGCAAGCGATGGCATGGCGATCTATACGGACACCGAAATGGTGCACCGAGATCGCAAGAGCGTCCTTGAGCTTCTGCTCATCAATCACCCGCTCGACTGCCCGATCTGCGACCGTGGTGGAGAATGCCCCCTCCAAAACAACACACTGATTTATGGCCCATCCACGAGCCGGTACATCGAAATCAAGCGCCACCTGCCGAAGGCCTATCCGCTGAGCAGTTACGTCACGCTCGACCTTGAGCGATGTATCCAGTGTGGTCGCTGTGTACGCTTTACAGAGGAGATTTCTGGCGACAGCCAGCTCGCGTTCCGGTTCCGTGGCGCGTCGATGCAGCCAAGCACCTTTGAACTGCGCAACTTTGAATCCAAATTCAGCGGCAACGTCATCGAAATCTGCCCAGTTGGAGCATTGACAAACGCCGAATACCGCTTCCGTGCTCGTCCGTGGGACCTCGAAACTCGGCCCGCGATCTGCACGCTCTGCTCAAACGGATGCAACGTCTGGTTCGACTATCGAGCCGGAAAGATGGTCCGCATGAATGGTCGGACCAACGAAGCTGTCAACGAAGAGTGGACCTGCGATAAAGGCAAGTTCGGTCACGAGTTCTACAACGACGAGAAGCGACTGAAAAACGTCCTCGTGCGAAGAGGCGAAAAGCTGATCGAGAGCGAATGGGCGACCGCCTATGCCGACCTGATCCCCCGTTTCGAGAAAGCGGGCAAGAAAGCCGCGGTTTTGATGGGTGGAAGCCTCTCAAACGAAGCCTATTACATGGTGCAAAAGCTGGTTCGAAACGGGTTCAAGTGCAACAACCTCGACCACCGATGGACTAAGCATCTGATGGGAGCAAACGACCGACTTGAGACCAAGATGAACTTCAAGTCCGTTCAAACTCAGATTGCGTCTTTCGAGAACAAATCGGCAGTTCTGATCTTTGGGACCTCACTCGCCGACGAGCAGCCGATCCTTTTCCTGCGCGTCCGGAAGGCTTGGTTCCAAAACGGTGCAAAAGTCGTTGTCGCGCACGATTCGCCCACCGATGCCGATAGTTTTGCCCATCTCATCCTTCGCTACAAGCCCGGCACAGAAGAAGCTCTCGCAAACGCAATTCTTGCCGCAACGGTAGAGAGCGGCAAGGCGAGTGTGCCCGACGCCGTCAAGAAGCAGTTGGTTGATTTCTCCCCTGAGAAAGCCGAGAAGATCACAGGCGTCCCTGCCGCACAGATCCGTGAAGCAGCCTCCCTGATGGGACCGGGGGCCGCCATCATCACAACCCACAGCCTCCTGAACGTGGACAAAGCCCAAGACACACTCGAAGCCGTTGCCGCGGTCGGCATGACCACAGGCGCCGAATTCAACTGTTACGCGCTGAACGCCAACGACATAGGAGCCGACGCAGTGGGCATCCTGCCCGACGGGAAAGCTGCCGGTAAGGATGAGGGCCTGAACACACACGACATCCTCCAAGACTGCGCAAACGGCAAGATCGAGTCGCTTTGGCTGATGGGGTGTGATCCGTTCACCCTGCACCCCGACCGCCACCTCGTCGAGCGCGCGCTTGAAAGCGTGGAGTTCTTGGTTGTGCAAGACATCGCCGAGACCGAAGCGCTTAGCTATGCAAGCGTGGTCTTACCGATGTGCGCCCCCGCCGAAGACGACGGAACCTATACAAACATGGAGGGTCGCGTACAGCGTCTGAAGCCGGTGTTGGATGCGAAAGGAAATGCCAAGTCTGCATGGCGAATCGCTCAAGAAGTGATTTTGAGGATAACTCCAGGCGCTCCCATCTTCAATCCCAAAGATGTTATGGCGGAGATGGCTGGAAAACTGCCCGCATTTGCAAACGCAACGTATGATCGGCTTGAAGGCGAAGGCGTCGTACTGAGCGAGGCATGATCGGGAAGCAGCTCCGCGATCTCCAAATCACGGCTGATTAAACTTTGTCGCTTCCCGACTCCTTCAGTTGCGCAACGATCTCTTTTACGCGCTGAGCTTGGTCTTTCGGCAGCACAAGAACTGCGTCCCCAGTCGTAACCACAATCACATCCTTCATTCCCAGAACGCCTACTGTCATGCCTTCGGCCGCGTTGTAAACGATGCTCCCTTCGGTATCGATGAGTTGGGCTTCCCCGACCGTTACATTCCCAGAATCGTCGCGCGTAAAGGTTCGCGAAAGGGAGTCCCATGCGCCGATATCATCCCATCCAAAATCGCCTGGCACCATGTAAACCTCGGTGGCTTTCTCCATCAGCGCATAGTCAATGGAGATATTGGGCACCTCCTCAAACTTAAGGATAGCGGTCTCCTTGTCGCCCCTCTGAATGGAGTTTGCAATCTGAGCAGTAAGTCGCTCGATCTCGGGTTGGGCTAGAGAAAGCGCTTTCATGAACGCATCCAGCGTCCAGAAGAACATCCCACTGTTCCAGTAATGGTTTCCTGATCCAACAAACCTTTCTGCGACCTCTATAGTCGGCTTTTCATGGAAGGAGGCGACGCCAAAAGCAGATGTACTCTGCCCGCCACCAGCAGATGTTTCGATGTAACCGTATCCCGTCTCCGGCCTTGTTGGCTTGATCCCGATGGTCACCAAGCCGCCAGTCTCTTCTGAGGTAACAAAAGCTCGCTCGACGCAGGTACGGAATTCGTCTTCATCGGCAATCAAATGATCCGCCGTAAGCACCGCTATAGTTGGGTTCTCCAGTTCGCGAGCCATGAGATTTGCCGCTGCCCAACAAAGACACCCTAGGGTATTGCGCTTAGCAGGCTCCACCAGGACATTCATCGGTGGCACCAGATCGGCATCGATGACCGCAAACTCAACGTCCTTCCCGACCGCCATGAAGATTCGGCGCTGATTAACAAGCGGCTCAATCCGATCTCTTGCTTGCTCCAACAAAGTACGGTGCGGGTCGGCAAGGCGTAGAAGCTGTTTGGGTCTTGAGGTGCGGGAGACGGGCCAGAAGCGCTCGCCTGAACCGCCAGCCATAATGATGGCAAGCCGTTTGGTCACGATCCGATTATGGCTTGCTCTCGGTCTTGGGTGCGGCTATCCGCTCAAGCTGGAACCCCTGTCCCTGGGTGGGGGTGAGCGTGATCTTGCTGTCGTTGATCCACTGTACGGTGAACTTTCGAGTTCGCACTAACTCCCTTTCGGCTCGCGCTTTCGCCCCACGGCCCATTCCCTTTGGCAATCCGTCAATCTCTACCGAATCGACCACGGTTTCAAGCTTCTCGCCATCGTCAATCTTGTAGCTGCCAGTTCCCGTGACCGTCACCGACAGGTCACCGAAGGGTCCAGAAGTGCGCACTTCTGAGGTGTAAGCCATCTCAAAGGTGCCATCGGCGCCAAAGGTCTGCGTCACGACAACGTTCTGATCCCCTATCTTCATCGCCGACTGCCAAGAGCCGACGAGCGAACGGTCTCCCGAGCACCCGCTCAAAATCGCGACAGTAAGAACGAGTGCAAGAAGGAAACGGATCATGGCTTAAAAGTAATAACGCTATCAGAGCCTGGTTGTTCCGGCTTTAGGCGTCATTGCGGTTTGATCCGCTTGAATCGCGTTGTCTCTTCGGCGGATTTGATGCTGATCGTGTTTTCGTCAATCCACTCGATCTTATCCATCGCCGTCTTTCCCTTGTCCTTTTCGATTTCAAGGCGAATCCCTGGCTCTGCCTCTTTGGCGATGCCTGCGTAGCCGTAATCCGTGGGTGTTGTCAGGAGTCTGTCTTTCCCTTGAATTGAGTACGTGCCGCGAGCAGTAATGGTAATGTCCTTGCCGCCACCGGGGTTCTTGATGCGAGTCTGAAAGGTGAATATGCCGTCTTCGCTAAAGTTTTGGGTGATCGTCGCGGGATTGTTCCCCGACTTAAACTCAGCTTCCCAAGTGCCAACAATCGAGGGCTCGGGAGCTTCGCCGCAGCCAGCGACAAGCGCGACGATAGCAACAAAGAGAAGTAGCGCCGACTTCAACACAAGGTTGTTAGGGCGCTCACGTCGTAATCCCAACTGAGCGCTCATTCCTTCTTGCGACTGAGGGTAAGTGTCTGGTCTTGGACGGATAACGTAATCGTATCGTCATCGACCCATGTAATATCCCGAAGCGATTTCTTATTGAGCTCCTTGGACGCGTTGTCTCGGACGACCTGATCGAGCTCCTTTGGAAAATTCTCAAGCGTAACTGATGTTCCAGTCATCGCAAGCTTGTTCTCGCCCTCGGCGGCATATGTACCGGAACTTCGTACAATCATCTTTTCGCCAATGGGCGGCGAAAACGTGAATTCGTTCGAGTACGTGCCATCAGCGTTGAAGACTTGAACGAAATCTCCCGTCAAACCGTTCACGACGGGCATCGTGCCGGTCCAAGTCCCCACGAGCTTATTCTTAGCTCCGCAACCGCACAAGGCTACCACAACGGCAACGGCCAAAAACAAGCCAACAAACTTTCGCATAAAGCGAGTATAACACGCACTTTTCGTGAGGCTGTATCCTTTAGACCAACCCATGCCATCGTCCTACTGGAGCCCCGAAACCGTACAGATAGTTATCGCTTCTCTGGAAGCGCAGTACGGTCCACCCCCTCCCATCCCAAACACTGATCCCCTAGAGGAGCTTGTCGCCTGCATCTTGAGCCAACACACAAGCGATGCAAACTCCATCCCCGCCTACGAGCGGTTGCGAGCTGAGTTTCCTCACTGGCAAGCCCTCGTCGAAGCTGGGGAAGAAGGTGTAGCGAACGTTATACGCAGCGCCGGACTCGCCAATCAGAAATCACGAACGATTATTCGATGTTTAAAGGAGATTCAAGATCGCGTCGGTGATTACTCGCTTGAACTCTTGAGGGATATGTCGCCGATCGTGGCCCGAAACTGGCTCACAAGTTTGCCAGGAGTCGGCCCCAAAACGGCTTCGATCGTCCTTTGCTTTAGCCTCGGAATGGGAGTTGTTCCGGTTGATACTCATATCTTTCGTGTGAGCTGGAGGCTTGGTCTTGTTGAGCCAAAGCCAGGTGAGGGAAAAGCCCACGATGCGCTCATGCCACTTGTACCATCAGAGCTTGCTTATCGCTTTCACATGGCGTTCATTCAGCATGGAAGAGCCGTCTGCAAAGCGCCTGTGCCCTTATGCGCCCAGTGCGTCCTCAAGGACCGTTGCGGGTGGTTCTCGATTGGTGGCCCCGAACTCCGAATGAGAGAGATGCAGCAAAAGAGGGGCCGCCGCGCCAACGATTCTCCTTCACAGGGATCAAAAAAGCGGTCGCGATGATTTAGACTGGTAGGAAGGTTTGACGGTTTTCCGAGATAACGAGGCTGCAGAGAGGACGATGGACAGGCTCCACGCCCTAACCGGCTTGGAACTTGATGCTGACTTTCAGGCTTGCTTTGACTCTGCTACCGACCCCGATCTCGCCATTATCAACCTGGAAAGGTGGCTCAAGGCGGTCTCGAACCCCGGAACTCAACTTGCTTTGCTTCTGCAAATGCCCCGATTCCTCCGACTCCTGATTGAGCTCCTCGGTGCAAGTCAGCCGGTCGCCAACGCACTCATTCAGAATCCCGA
Encoded proteins:
- a CDS encoding response regulator; amino-acid sequence: MPMSMMRVLIADDDPIIRLDLKQMLENMNYEVVAEAGDGLQALSSAREFRPDVCILDVKMPVMDGIDAASEIASESLAPTILLTAYSDKELIDRAKDAGVFAYLVKPFKPSDLPPAIEVARSRYEQHLQLNKELSGVQERLEARKLLDRAKGIMMKQHSIDEAEAYRRIQLQSMNNRKSMREVAEAIILAEAT
- the fahA gene encoding fumarylacetoacetase, translated to MRFFVPPDARSWIAYPDDTDFPIQNLPFGAFLLPDADDDMQYVGVAIGDYVVNLAPLEAEGVIDPCGATEGVGLWVLLSEGRDAMAAIREQVFDLLREKNSALRDNQALRAAAILRRDDVYMTLPAPVGNFVDFYSGIHHASNVGKMFRPDQPPLLPNYRHVPVAYNGRASSVIVSEEPIRRPNGQTKGPNDEMPSFGPTRELDFELEMGFFVAEGNELGDPVRVDDAEEMLAGVVLVNDWSARDVQRWEYQPLGPFLAKSFGTSVSPWLVSLDALEPFRIQGQPQDPEVLPYLQPSGPCHFDIQLEVLLQTEKMTKPQVICRSNSKNLYWSFAQQLAHMTSNGANLLPGDLAATGTISGTSEDSYGSLLELTWRGQNPITLSETGETRTFLADGDVVIMRAFATDGKLRIGFGEVRSQVLPALNYP
- the nuoG gene encoding NADH-quinone oxidoreductase subunit NuoG, translated to MAAVASTDTVTILVNDVELQVPKGEIIVESVKRLGLEIPIFCYHSRMKPVGMCRMCLVEVGFKQPDGSVRKMPKPQAACTLPASDGMAIYTDTEMVHRDRKSVLELLLINHPLDCPICDRGGECPLQNNTLIYGPSTSRYIEIKRHLPKAYPLSSYVTLDLERCIQCGRCVRFTEEISGDSQLAFRFRGASMQPSTFELRNFESKFSGNVIEICPVGALTNAEYRFRARPWDLETRPAICTLCSNGCNVWFDYRAGKMVRMNGRTNEAVNEEWTCDKGKFGHEFYNDEKRLKNVLVRRGEKLIESEWATAYADLIPRFEKAGKKAAVLMGGSLSNEAYYMVQKLVRNGFKCNNLDHRWTKHLMGANDRLETKMNFKSVQTQIASFENKSAVLIFGTSLADEQPILFLRVRKAWFQNGAKVVVAHDSPTDADSFAHLILRYKPGTEEALANAILAATVESGKASVPDAVKKQLVDFSPEKAEKITGVPAAQIREAASLMGPGAAIITTHSLLNVDKAQDTLEAVAAVGMTTGAEFNCYALNANDIGADAVGILPDGKAAGKDEGLNTHDILQDCANGKIESLWLMGCDPFTLHPDRHLVERALESVEFLVVQDIAETEALSYASVVLPMCAPAEDDGTYTNMEGRVQRLKPVLDAKGNAKSAWRIAQEVILRITPGAPIFNPKDVMAEMAGKLPAFANATYDRLEGEGVVLSEA
- a CDS encoding mannose-1-phosphate guanylyltransferase; the protein is MTKRLAIIMAGGSGERFWPVSRTSRPKQLLRLADPHRTLLEQARDRIEPLVNQRRIFMAVGKDVEFAVIDADLVPPMNVLVEPAKRNTLGCLCWAAANLMARELENPTIAVLTADHLIADEDEFRTCVERAFVTSEETGGLVTIGIKPTRPETGYGYIETSAGGGQSTSAFGVASFHEKPTIEVAERFVGSGNHYWNSGMFFWTLDAFMKALSLAQPEIERLTAQIANSIQRGDKETAILKFEEVPNISIDYALMEKATEVYMVPGDFGWDDIGAWDSLSRTFTRDDSGNVTVGEAQLIDTEGSIVYNAAEGMTVGVLGMKDVIVVTTGDAVLVLPKDQAQRVKEIVAQLKESGSDKV
- a CDS encoding endonuclease III; its protein translation is MPSSYWSPETVQIVIASLEAQYGPPPPIPNTDPLEELVACILSQHTSDANSIPAYERLRAEFPHWQALVEAGEEGVANVIRSAGLANQKSRTIIRCLKEIQDRVGDYSLELLRDMSPIVARNWLTSLPGVGPKTASIVLCFSLGMGVVPVDTHIFRVSWRLGLVEPKPGEGKAHDALMPLVPSELAYRFHMAFIQHGRAVCKAPVPLCAQCVLKDRCGWFSIGGPELRMREMQQKRGRRANDSPSQGSKKRSR